AAAGTGTCAAGGCCATCCTGGGGCGGTTTGCGGAGCTGAAGGAAAAGTATCAGATTCCCACGCAGATCTGCGTGCTGGCGCACATCACCACGGGCATGGAGGCCGTCCGCCAAGGCGCGCCGTGCGACGTGATGTTCCAGTCCATCGCCGGCAGCGAGAAGGGCAACCGGGCGTTTGGCATCAGCAACGCCATGATCGCCGAGGCGAAGGATCTGATGGCGCGCGAGGGGACTTCCCATGGCCCTAACCAGCTGTACTTTGAAACAGGTCAGGGCAGCGAGCTGTCCTCCGACGCGCACAACGGCTGGGATCAGGTCACCATGGAGGCCCGCTGCTACGGCTTTGCGCGGCACTTCAGCCCCTTCCTGGTCAACACGGTAGTCGGCTTTATCGGCCCCGAATACCTGTATGACAACCGACAGTTCATCCGCGCGGGACTGGAGGATCACTTCATGGGCAAGCTGCACGGTCTGCCCATGGGCTGCGACTGCTGCTACACCAACCACATGCGCGCCGACCAGTTCGACAACGAGAACCTGGCGGTGCTCCTTGCCGCCGCCGGCTGCAACTACTTCATGGGCGTTCCCCACGGCGACGATGTGATGCTCAACTACCAGTCCACGGGCTATCACGACATCGCCGCGATCCGGGAAACCCTGCGCTTGCAGCCCATCGAGCCTTTCCGGCGCTGGCTGGAAAAGTGGGGCTTCTGGCAGGACGGCCGTCTGGGCCCCAATGCCGGCGACGCTTCCGTATTTCTGTAATCCGCAGGAGGGATGCACATGACTGAGCAGGAGATCCGCGCGGTAGTCGAGCAGGTGCTCCGTCAGATGCGGCAGACGGATCACCCGCCGGAGAGCCGGCAGCAGGAAGCGCCGTCCGAGGCGCTGCCCGACATTGCCGCCATTGATCTGCGGCGGCAGTACCTTGTGGAGCACCCGCACGATCAGGCGGCGTTCATGGCGATGAAGGAGAGAACCCCCGCGCGCATCGGCGTGGGACGCGCGGGAGCACGGTATCGCACGGAAACCATGCTCCGCTTTCAGAGCGACCATGCCGCGGCGCAGGACGCCGTGTTCTCCAACGTGTCTGACGAGTTCCTTGCCAAGATGCACTGGCCTGTTTACCAGACGACGTGCGACAGCCGCGAGGATTTTCTGACCCGTCCCGACAAGGGAAGAACGTTTGACGGCGAAACCCTTGGCAGGATCAAGGCTTCCGTTCCGGCGGGCACGCAGGTGGTGCTCTATGTGGCGGACGGGCTTTCGTCCAGCGCCGTGCAGGCGAACGCCGAGAATATTCTGCCGGTCATCAAGGAGGGGCTTGATGCCGCGGGAGTCCGGGTCAGCGAGCCGTTCTTCGTCCGTTTCGGCCGGGTGGCGACGGAGGATCAGATTGGCGAAGCGACAGGGGCCGACGTGGTCTGCGTGCTCCTTGGCGAGCGGCCGGGGCTGGTGACCGCCGAGAGCATGAGCGCCTACATCGCCTACAAGCCTACCGTGGGCATGGCGGAAAGCCGCCGCACGGTGCTGGCCAACATCCACCGGGGGGGCACGCCTGCCGTGGAAGCCGGCGCGCACATTGTGGATCTGATCCAGCTGATTCTGGAGAAAAAGAAGAGCGGTACGGAGCTGCCGGTGTAAAGGCGGAAGGGGGCGGACGACTTGCAGGGGGACCGGATACCGGCGAAGGTGCTGTCTGTCCGCCTGATTCCGCAGGTGGACGCGGGGCTTCGCAGGCAGCTCAAGCTGG
This window of the Candidatus Hydrogenedentota bacterium genome carries:
- a CDS encoding ethanolamine ammonia-lyase subunit EutB translates to DTELSVLRRGLSSEVIAAVCKLMSNLDLIYAARKMRVTATCVTTIGEAGTLSARLQPNHPIDDVEGITASTLEGLSFGVGDAVIGLNPVDASTESVKAILGRFAELKEKYQIPTQICVLAHITTGMEAVRQGAPCDVMFQSIAGSEKGNRAFGISNAMIAEAKDLMAREGTSHGPNQLYFETGQGSELSSDAHNGWDQVTMEARCYGFARHFSPFLVNTVVGFIGPEYLYDNRQFIRAGLEDHFMGKLHGLPMGCDCCYTNHMRADQFDNENLAVLLAAAGCNYFMGVPHGDDVMLNYQSTGYHDIAAIRETLRLQPIEPFRRWLEKWGFWQDGRLGPNAGDASVFL
- the eutC gene encoding ethanolamine ammonia-lyase subunit EutC, whose amino-acid sequence is MTEQEIRAVVEQVLRQMRQTDHPPESRQQEAPSEALPDIAAIDLRRQYLVEHPHDQAAFMAMKERTPARIGVGRAGARYRTETMLRFQSDHAAAQDAVFSNVSDEFLAKMHWPVYQTTCDSREDFLTRPDKGRTFDGETLGRIKASVPAGTQVVLYVADGLSSSAVQANAENILPVIKEGLDAAGVRVSEPFFVRFGRVATEDQIGEATGADVVCVLLGERPGLVTAESMSAYIAYKPTVGMAESRRTVLANIHRGGTPAVEAGAHIVDLIQLILEKKKSGTELPV